The Flavobacterium marginilacus genome window below encodes:
- a CDS encoding TonB-dependent receptor plug domain-containing protein produces the protein MKTKITLFLALLALSLQAQEKTSDSISKKGVFELGEVLISTKTKKDSLNRIDRKTMESQNKMDVSRALNLLPGVTLTASGPRNESMVSVRGFDLRQVPVYMDGIPVYVPYDGYVDLARFTTFDLAKIDVSKGFSSIIYGPNSLGGAINLVSRKPSKKFEFDGSLGLIDTDGQKSNLNIGSNLGKFYVQGGFSYLDRKSYQMSNHFVPMKNEDGGARDNSYRTDKKASVKIGWTPSKNSEYALGYINQQGEKGNPVYAGSDVKNSLLAKPRYWQWPTWDKESVYFISNTHLDDKNSFKTRLYYDKFKNLLISYDDATYTAITKPYAFKSYYDDYTYGGNVEYETRFIPKNDLKFAVQFKEDVHREHNVGEPVRRFEDQTITIGLEDIYKVTDNFTVIPGVSYNSRENKQAQDYNSTTKVISDYSDAGKNDAINAQIGLFYQLTEAQKLGATVSQKTRFATIKDRYSYGMGTAIPNPDLKPETALNYELNYNVQFFDKINFQTALFYSSLTDAILSVSNVQPGKSQMQNFGEAEYKGIEAQLSYMPIQTLNISANYTYLERKNITDSTIHFTNVPNTKVIGTVEYSPLKLLKLIANTEFNSSRYSTSYGTTVPDYTLLNGFVSSKFSKYLSVDAGVNNIFDRNYSLVEGYPEEGRNFFVTLRFFNL, from the coding sequence ATGAAAACAAAAATTACCTTATTTTTAGCATTACTGGCTTTAAGTTTACAAGCACAGGAAAAAACCAGCGACTCCATCTCAAAAAAAGGAGTTTTTGAACTGGGAGAAGTCCTAATTAGTACAAAAACAAAAAAAGATTCTCTCAATCGCATTGACCGAAAAACAATGGAATCCCAAAATAAAATGGATGTTTCCAGAGCTTTGAATTTATTGCCAGGTGTTACGTTAACAGCATCAGGACCAAGAAACGAATCAATGGTTTCTGTTCGTGGTTTTGATTTAAGACAGGTTCCGGTTTATATGGACGGAATTCCGGTTTATGTTCCTTATGATGGTTATGTGGATTTGGCTCGTTTTACCACTTTTGATTTAGCCAAAATTGATGTTTCAAAAGGATTTTCATCTATCATTTACGGTCCCAATTCATTAGGTGGAGCGATTAATTTAGTTTCTAGAAAACCTTCAAAAAAGTTTGAATTTGACGGTTCTTTGGGATTAATCGATACTGATGGTCAAAAAAGCAATCTTAATATTGGGTCTAACTTAGGCAAATTTTATGTACAAGGTGGTTTTTCTTATTTGGATAGAAAGTCTTATCAAATGTCCAACCATTTTGTTCCAATGAAAAACGAAGACGGTGGAGCAAGAGACAATTCCTACCGAACTGACAAAAAAGCAAGTGTAAAAATTGGCTGGACACCATCAAAAAACAGTGAATATGCTTTGGGATACATCAATCAGCAAGGAGAAAAAGGAAATCCAGTATATGCGGGAAGTGACGTTAAAAACTCCTTATTAGCAAAACCTCGTTACTGGCAATGGCCAACTTGGGATAAAGAAAGTGTTTATTTTATTTCGAACACACATTTGGATGATAAAAACAGTTTCAAGACAAGATTGTATTATGATAAATTCAAAAATTTATTAATCAGTTATGATGATGCAACTTATACTGCAATAACCAAACCGTATGCTTTCAAAAGTTATTATGATGATTACACTTATGGAGGAAATGTAGAATATGAAACTCGTTTTATCCCTAAAAACGATTTAAAATTTGCTGTTCAGTTCAAAGAAGATGTACATCGCGAACATAATGTAGGAGAACCTGTCCGTCGATTTGAGGATCAAACCATAACTATCGGATTAGAAGATATTTATAAAGTAACGGATAACTTTACTGTGATTCCAGGAGTTAGCTACAATTCCAGAGAAAATAAACAAGCTCAGGATTACAACAGTACTACAAAAGTTATTTCGGATTATTCAGATGCTGGAAAAAATGATGCAATTAATGCACAAATTGGATTATTTTATCAATTGACGGAAGCACAAAAGTTAGGCGCAACGGTTTCTCAAAAAACGAGATTTGCAACTATCAAAGACCGTTATTCTTATGGAATGGGAACTGCAATTCCAAATCCAGATTTAAAACCTGAAACGGCTTTGAACTATGAATTAAATTATAATGTACAATTTTTCGATAAAATAAACTTTCAAACGGCTCTTTTTTATAGTTCTCTGACAGATGCTATTTTGAGTGTGAGTAATGTACAGCCTGGAAAATCTCAGATGCAAAATTTTGGTGAAGCCGAATACAAAGGAATTGAAGCACAACTATCTTATATGCCAATTCAAACCTTAAATATTAGTGCTAATTATACGTATCTAGAAAGAAAAAACATAACCGATTCTACTATTCATTTTACCAATGTTCCTAATACAAAAGTCATTGGAACTGTTGAATACAGTCCTTTAAAATTATTAAAATTAATAGCCAATACCGAATTTAATTCATCCCGATACAGTACAAGTTACGGCACAACTGTTCCTGATTACACGCTATTGAATGGTTTTGTTTCCAGCAAATTTTCAAAATATTTGAGCGTAGATGCGGGTGTGAATAATATTTTTGATAGAAATTACAGCCTAGTAGAAGGGTATCCTGAAGAAGGAAGAAACTTTTTTGTAACACTTAGATTTTTTAATCTATAA
- a CDS encoding cytochrome-c peroxidase produces MKQSILILGLLLTAILFGAASNQGSEYIAIPTDPYEFVYPSNFGNKITIPADNLTTKEGVYLGRMLFYETRLSSNNKVSCATCHQQKLAFTDGKQFSLGVDNVPTDRNSMSLANLLWVNNFFWDGRAKDLEEQANGPLTNPHEMGNSVNEAVKKLEKTKNYPRLFKLVFGTNEITSDRIQKAIAQFERTLISANSRYDQYLSETYLPTEQEQNGMDLFMTSPNPEKNIRGADCAHCHGTPKMYKELFHNNGLDIEPKDIGREKQTGLPNDKGRFRVVTLRNIALTAPYMHDGRFQTLEEVLDHYNEHIQSSKTLSTFLQDRSNNPNGKNLGLTAEEKKNIIHFLKMLTDSTFITNRDFSDPKNIKNK; encoded by the coding sequence ATGAAACAGTCTATACTAATTTTAGGATTATTACTTACTGCGATACTCTTCGGCGCAGCCAGCAACCAAGGATCTGAATATATAGCCATCCCAACAGATCCATATGAATTTGTTTATCCTTCTAATTTTGGAAATAAAATCACAATTCCTGCTGACAATCTTACTACCAAAGAGGGCGTATATTTGGGCAGAATGCTTTTTTATGAAACCCGGCTTTCTTCTAATAACAAAGTTTCCTGTGCAACCTGTCATCAACAAAAATTAGCTTTTACAGATGGGAAACAATTTAGTCTTGGAGTTGACAATGTGCCTACTGATCGTAATTCGATGTCTTTGGCAAATTTACTTTGGGTGAATAATTTTTTCTGGGACGGACGGGCAAAAGATTTGGAAGAACAAGCAAACGGACCACTTACTAATCCCCACGAAATGGGCAATTCTGTAAATGAAGCTGTCAAAAAGCTTGAAAAAACAAAAAATTATCCTCGTTTGTTTAAACTGGTTTTTGGGACAAATGAAATTACCAGCGACCGGATTCAAAAAGCAATCGCACAATTTGAACGCACTTTAATTTCTGCGAATTCCCGCTACGATCAATATCTTAGTGAAACATATCTGCCTACAGAACAAGAGCAAAACGGAATGGACTTGTTTATGACTTCTCCAAATCCGGAAAAAAACATTCGAGGTGCGGATTGCGCTCATTGTCACGGAACTCCCAAAATGTACAAAGAGTTGTTTCATAACAATGGATTAGATATTGAACCTAAAGACATTGGTCGGGAAAAGCAAACCGGACTGCCAAATGACAAGGGCAGGTTTCGTGTGGTAACACTTCGTAACATCGCGCTCACAGCTCCTTATATGCACGATGGCAGATTCCAAACTTTAGAGGAAGTATTAGATCATTATAACGAACACATTCAGTCAAGTAAAACTTTGAGTACTTTTCTTCAAGATAGATCCAATAATCCAAATGGAAAAAATTTAGGGCTAACAGCAGAAGAGAAAAAAAACATTATTCATTTTTTAAAAATGCTGACCGATTCCACATTCATTACTAATAGGGATTTTTCTGATCCTAAAAACATTAAAAACAAATAA
- a CDS encoding molybdopterin-dependent oxidoreductase: MKSKHQFISLVLYILIGCSGNYVTAQTQVKESFIKIEGEVTKPLTLYASDLAKMKRTDAVLKDRDGKTAAYSGVSVYEILKLAGVTLGKELHGENLSKYLLARAGDGYEVLFSLAEIDPEYTNRVIILADQIDGKPLPAGKGPFRIIVPEENKPARSMFEVTNFIVRFAKE; this comes from the coding sequence ATGAAATCAAAACACCAATTTATTTCTTTAGTACTATACATTTTAATCGGATGTTCTGGGAATTATGTCACAGCACAAACTCAAGTAAAAGAATCTTTTATAAAAATAGAAGGAGAAGTAACAAAGCCTTTGACACTTTATGCTTCTGATCTCGCAAAAATGAAAAGAACTGATGCTGTTTTAAAAGATCGTGACGGAAAAACAGCTGCTTATTCGGGCGTTTCAGTTTATGAAATTTTAAAATTGGCAGGCGTAACATTGGGTAAAGAACTTCACGGCGAAAATTTAAGTAAATATTTACTTGCCAGAGCTGGAGATGGGTATGAAGTACTTTTTTCATTAGCAGAAATAGATCCTGAATATACCAATCGAGTGATTATTCTGGCTGATCAAATAGATGGAAAACCTTTGCCTGCAGGAAAAGGACCTTTCCGTATCATTGTTCCCGAAGAGAATAAACCGGCCCGTTCCATGTTTGAGGTAACTAATTTTATTGTTAGATTCGCAAAGGAATAG
- the modA gene encoding molybdate ABC transporter substrate-binding protein has product MKNKFNLLQLFLVFFISTAILGQQKATVVIAANLKTAMDSILKVYKLKNPNEEIQVTYGASGKFYEQISNGAPFDLFFSADMNFPKQLKSNGFAVSPIKLYAIGRLAIWSKKLDPNVEKMNSLLNPKVKKIAVGNPKTAPYGAKTIESLKYFKLYDKMKSNLVFGENIAQAAQFAAFGAADIGIIALSDAMSPAMKKENGKYYVIPQKSHSPLEQGCVILKHGKGNAVAKKFYDYISSEKAIQILNYYGYSQNKK; this is encoded by the coding sequence GTGAAAAACAAATTCAATTTATTACAGCTGTTTTTAGTCTTTTTTATTTCGACTGCCATTTTGGGACAGCAAAAAGCAACCGTTGTTATTGCTGCTAATCTAAAAACTGCAATGGATTCTATTTTGAAAGTCTATAAACTGAAAAACCCGAACGAAGAAATTCAGGTTACTTATGGAGCTTCGGGAAAATTCTATGAACAGATTTCGAATGGAGCACCTTTTGATCTGTTCTTTTCTGCCGATATGAATTTCCCAAAACAATTAAAAAGTAATGGGTTTGCCGTTTCTCCAATAAAATTATATGCGATAGGACGATTGGCAATTTGGAGCAAAAAATTAGATCCGAATGTAGAAAAAATGAATTCGCTGCTGAATCCTAAAGTAAAAAAAATCGCTGTAGGAAATCCAAAAACAGCTCCTTATGGTGCCAAAACTATAGAAAGTTTAAAATATTTCAAGCTATACGATAAAATGAAAAGCAATTTAGTATTTGGCGAAAACATTGCTCAAGCAGCACAATTTGCAGCTTTTGGTGCAGCCGATATTGGAATAATCGCTTTATCAGATGCGATGTCGCCAGCAATGAAAAAAGAAAACGGAAAATATTATGTTATCCCTCAAAAAAGCCATTCGCCATTAGAGCAGGGCTGCGTAATTTTGAAACACGGCAAAGGAAATGCAGTCGCAAAGAAATTTTATGACTATATTTCGTCTGAAAAAGCAATTCAGATTTTGAATTATTATGGTTATTCACAAAACAAAAAATAA
- a CDS encoding TOBE domain-containing protein, translating into MNSLLGNITEIITEGSLSLVKVKVQNSVLTSIVIDTSETASYLKTGNNIKLLFKETEVILAKNSTGIISLQNKIDCIVDSFEKGTLLCKIKLRFGSCNIASVITRTAFDQLDIKENDEITAMIKTNEISLSHD; encoded by the coding sequence ATGAACTCACTTTTAGGAAATATTACCGAAATAATAACCGAAGGCTCTTTGTCTTTGGTCAAAGTAAAAGTGCAAAATAGTGTACTGACTTCGATAGTAATTGATACTTCTGAAACAGCATCTTATCTAAAAACTGGAAATAATATAAAATTACTTTTCAAAGAAACCGAAGTTATTCTGGCTAAAAATAGCACAGGAATTATAAGCCTTCAGAATAAAATAGATTGTATTGTTGATTCATTCGAAAAGGGAACTTTGCTTTGTAAAATAAAATTGCGTTTTGGTTCTTGTAACATTGCTTCTGTAATCACAAGAACCGCTTTTGATCAGCTCGATATTAAAGAAAATGACGAAATCACCGCGATGATAAAAACCAACGAAATAAGTTTGTCGCATGATTGA
- the modB gene encoding molybdate ABC transporter permease subunit: MIDFEPIYLTLKLAFTTTIILLIVGLPLAYWLAYSKIKSKVIIEAIVSLPLVLPPSVLGFYLLIAFSPENAFGKFLDTYFDIRLVFTFTGLVISSVLYSLPFMVQPAQSGFKSISKNLIDASYTLGKSKWQTVLHVLLPNMKTALLTGIVLTFAHTIGEFGVVLMVGGSIPNQTKVVSIAVFDEVTAMNYHAANVYSAILLAFSFVVLLSVYSINRRFSKTSPLP, from the coding sequence ATGATTGATTTTGAACCGATATATCTCACGCTAAAATTAGCATTCACCACGACCATAATTTTATTGATTGTAGGACTGCCATTGGCGTATTGGCTGGCGTATAGCAAAATAAAATCGAAAGTGATTATCGAAGCAATTGTAAGTTTGCCACTGGTTTTACCGCCTTCGGTTTTGGGCTTTTATTTATTGATTGCCTTTAGCCCCGAAAATGCTTTTGGGAAATTTCTGGACACTTATTTTGATATTCGGCTGGTGTTTACTTTTACAGGATTGGTCATTTCATCAGTCTTATATAGTCTGCCTTTTATGGTACAGCCCGCCCAAAGCGGCTTCAAATCAATATCCAAAAACCTGATTGATGCTTCTTATACTTTGGGAAAAAGCAAATGGCAAACCGTTTTACATGTATTACTTCCAAATATGAAAACCGCTTTGCTAACAGGAATTGTATTAACTTTTGCCCATACTATTGGCGAGTTTGGAGTCGTATTAATGGTTGGCGGAAGCATTCCAAACCAAACCAAAGTCGTTTCTATAGCCGTATTCGATGAAGTAACGGCGATGAATTATCATGCGGCCAACGTGTATTCGGCTATTTTGCTGGCTTTCTCTTTTGTTGTTTTATTGAGTGTTTATAGTATTAACCGCCGTTTCAGCAAAACAAGTCCGTTGCCATGA
- a CDS encoding sulfate/molybdate ABC transporter ATP-binding protein, which translates to MIEFKISKKLQSASGEMILNLDFQVKENDFVTLYGASGSGKTTTLQILSGLINPDKGIIKVNNAVWLDTNSKINLPPQKRKIGYVFQDYALFPNMSVRENLTFALEKGQDKTIVDELLQTMELVSLQHQKPNQLSGGQQQRVALARALVRKPDILLLDEPLSAIDTEMRLKLQDYLLEVHRKYNLTTILVSHDISEIYKLSDQVIVIENGKIAKQGTPSEVFSNHSNSGKFQFIGEILKIEKENFIYIVSVLIGSNIVKVIAMEEEIETLRIGEKIVVSSKAFNPILSKLK; encoded by the coding sequence ATGATTGAATTTAAAATCAGTAAAAAACTGCAGTCCGCATCGGGAGAAATGATTCTGAATCTTGATTTTCAAGTGAAGGAAAATGATTTTGTGACTTTGTATGGCGCTTCAGGTTCTGGTAAAACTACGACTTTGCAAATATTGTCCGGTTTGATAAATCCAGACAAAGGAATTATTAAAGTAAATAATGCTGTTTGGTTAGACACCAATTCCAAAATAAATCTGCCTCCGCAGAAACGTAAAATTGGTTATGTTTTTCAGGATTATGCTTTGTTTCCTAATATGAGTGTTCGGGAAAATCTGACTTTTGCTTTAGAAAAAGGACAAGACAAAACCATTGTTGATGAATTGCTTCAAACGATGGAACTCGTTTCTTTGCAGCATCAAAAACCAAATCAATTATCGGGAGGACAGCAACAGCGCGTGGCTTTGGCAAGAGCTTTGGTGCGCAAACCTGATATTCTGTTATTGGACGAACCTTTGTCGGCAATTGATACCGAAATGCGTTTGAAACTGCAGGATTATCTTTTGGAAGTACATCGAAAATACAACTTGACAACCATTTTAGTCAGTCACGATATTTCCGAAATTTACAAACTTTCAGATCAGGTAATCGTTATTGAAAACGGAAAAATTGCAAAACAGGGAACGCCATCCGAAGTATTTTCGAACCATTCCAATAGCGGAAAATTTCAATTTATCGGGGAGATTTTAAAAATCGAAAAAGAAAATTTCATTTACATTGTTTCGGTTTTAATTGGAAGCAACATCGTAAAAGTAATTGCGATGGAAGAGGAAATTGAAACGCTTCGCATTGGCGAAAAAATAGTGGTTTCTTCGAAAGCATTCAATCCAATTTTGAGTAAGTTGAAATGA
- a CDS encoding cell division protein FtsX — protein sequence MASSFDKFQKRRLLSSYFSVVLSIFLVLFLLGILGFFIINSKKLADDFKEEIAMTVFFKNEANDSILKAFDQELKTARFAKSFIYVTKEAAAKQHSDIIGEDFVTFLGENPLQNSFDIHLKANFVERDSIAKIESRLRKNTMISDIVYDKQLVNLVNDNIKKVSMWILIASGLLTIIAVLLINSSLRLSIYSNRFIIKTMQMVGATKSFIRKPFVMRSIKLGMIGAGLAIIALLILLIYLNNMYPGLGILDDKLVVAIVLIAIFGIGVLITWLSTYFATQRFLNLRTDDLY from the coding sequence ATGGCTTCATCATTTGATAAATTCCAAAAACGCAGATTGCTTTCCTCTTATTTCTCTGTAGTTCTGAGTATATTCTTAGTATTATTTCTTTTAGGAATACTGGGCTTTTTCATTATAAATTCTAAAAAACTGGCTGATGATTTCAAAGAAGAAATTGCAATGACCGTGTTTTTTAAGAACGAAGCTAATGACAGTATATTGAAAGCTTTTGATCAGGAGCTAAAAACAGCCCGTTTTGCCAAATCTTTTATTTATGTTACCAAAGAAGCTGCAGCAAAACAGCATTCGGATATTATTGGTGAAGATTTTGTTACTTTTTTGGGAGAAAACCCATTGCAGAACTCTTTTGATATTCACTTAAAAGCCAATTTTGTTGAAAGAGACAGTATTGCCAAAATAGAATCGCGCTTACGCAAAAACACTATGATTTCGGATATTGTTTATGACAAACAGCTTGTAAATCTGGTTAATGACAATATTAAAAAAGTGAGTATGTGGATATTAATCGCAAGCGGTTTACTGACCATTATTGCCGTATTACTTATTAACAGCTCTTTACGATTATCAATCTATTCCAACCGATTTATCATTAAAACTATGCAGATGGTGGGTGCAACAAAATCTTTTATCCGTAAACCGTTTGTAATGCGCAGTATAAAATTAGGAATGATTGGTGCCGGTCTGGCTATTATTGCATTACTGATATTACTCATTTATCTAAACAATATGTACCCTGGTCTTGGAATTTTGGACGATAAATTAGTAGTAGCCATTGTATTAATTGCCATATTTGGAATTGGTGTATTAATCACTTGGTTAAGTACTTATTTTGCAACACAGCGTTTCTTAAATTTAAGAACAGACGATTTATACTAA
- a CDS encoding DUF3098 domain-containing protein: protein MKNNEENKHEFLFEKVNYKILFIGIAVIVLGFILMSGGSSDDPNVFNEDIFNFRRIRLAPTTVLIGFGITIYAILKNPKKDQ, encoded by the coding sequence ATGAAAAACAACGAAGAAAACAAACACGAATTCCTTTTTGAAAAAGTAAACTATAAAATTCTATTTATTGGAATTGCTGTTATAGTTCTCGGATTTATATTAATGTCTGGAGGCAGCAGTGACGACCCAAATGTTTTCAATGAAGATATTTTCAACTTTAGAAGAATCCGTCTGGCACCAACAACAGTACTAATTGGTTTTGGAATTACTATTTATGCTATTCTTAAAAATCCAAAAAAAGATCAATAG
- a CDS encoding undecaprenyl-diphosphate phosphatase, whose amino-acid sequence MNTLQAIVLAIIEGITEFLPVSSTGHMIIASSFFGIAHDDFTKLFTIVIQLGAILSVVILYFKRFFQSFDFYFKLLVAFIPAVVFGLLFSKKIDALLENPVTVAVSLLIGGVILLKVDEWFNNPDTSETSNEITYLQALKIGLFQCLAMIPGVSRSGASIVGGMSQKLSRTSAAEFSFFLAVPTMLGATAKKCYDYYKDGFILTDDQINLLVIGNIVAFIVALLAIKSFIGFLTKNGFKVFGYYRIIAGIVLLAIHYFIHPLTII is encoded by the coding sequence ATGAATACACTACAAGCTATCGTTCTTGCTATTATCGAAGGAATTACTGAATTTCTGCCTGTTTCTTCTACCGGTCACATGATTATTGCTTCTTCTTTTTTTGGAATTGCGCATGACGATTTCACTAAACTTTTTACTATTGTAATTCAGCTTGGAGCGATTTTATCAGTTGTGATTTTGTATTTCAAGCGTTTTTTTCAATCCTTTGATTTTTACTTCAAATTATTAGTCGCTTTTATTCCGGCTGTTGTTTTTGGTTTACTTTTCAGTAAAAAAATTGATGCTTTGCTTGAAAATCCTGTAACAGTTGCTGTTTCATTATTGATAGGCGGTGTAATTTTATTAAAAGTTGACGAATGGTTTAATAATCCAGACACTTCTGAAACTTCAAATGAAATCACTTATCTTCAGGCTTTAAAAATTGGTTTGTTCCAATGCCTTGCGATGATTCCGGGAGTTTCAAGAAGCGGTGCTTCTATTGTCGGCGGAATGTCACAAAAACTTTCTCGAACTTCTGCAGCAGAATTCTCCTTCTTTCTTGCTGTTCCTACCATGCTGGGAGCTACGGCAAAAAAATGCTATGATTATTATAAAGACGGATTTATACTAACTGATGACCAGATTAATTTACTGGTTATTGGAAATATTGTCGCTTTCATTGTTGCTCTTTTGGCAATTAAAAGCTTCATTGGATTTTTGACAAAAAACGGTTTTAAAGTTTTTGGCTACTACCGAATCATTGCTGGAATCGTATTGCTTGCAATTCACTACTTCATTCATCCTTTGACTATAATTTAA
- the truB gene encoding tRNA pseudouridine(55) synthase TruB, whose translation MTAEDFLNGQVLLIDKPLHFTSFQAVNKIKYALINKAGLPKKFKIGHAGTLDPLASGLLLICTGKFTKNISELQGQVKEYTGTFYIGATTPSYDLETEVDQTFDTSDIDDSLIHETVKQFLGEIDQKPPIFSAIKKDGVRLYEHARAGEIIEIASRKTTIHEFEITRIALPEVDFRVVCSKGTYIRSLAYDFGKAMNSGSHLTVLRRTKIGDYNVADAIDVNDFVNTLIPKQ comes from the coding sequence ATGACTGCCGAAGATTTTTTAAACGGTCAGGTTCTCTTAATTGACAAACCGCTGCATTTTACTTCTTTTCAGGCAGTAAACAAAATCAAATATGCGCTGATCAATAAGGCTGGGCTTCCAAAAAAATTCAAAATTGGACATGCCGGCACTTTAGACCCATTAGCATCCGGGCTGTTATTAATCTGTACTGGTAAATTCACCAAAAACATATCCGAACTGCAGGGTCAGGTAAAAGAATATACAGGCACTTTTTATATTGGAGCCACAACGCCTTCTTACGATTTAGAAACAGAAGTTGACCAAACTTTCGACACTTCAGATATAGACGATTCACTGATTCACGAAACGGTAAAACAGTTTTTAGGAGAAATTGATCAAAAACCACCTATTTTTTCGGCTATTAAAAAAGACGGTGTCCGTCTGTATGAACACGCAAGAGCTGGCGAAATAATAGAAATTGCTTCAAGGAAAACTACCATTCATGAATTTGAAATCACCCGCATAGCGCTTCCTGAAGTTGATTTTAGAGTTGTCTGCAGTAAGGGAACTTACATTCGTTCCTTGGCTTATGATTTTGGAAAAGCCATGAATTCTGGTTCACACTTAACCGTTTTAAGAAGAACTAAAATTGGCGATTATAATGTAGCCGATGCCATTGATGTGAATGATTTTGTAAATACGCTGATTCCAAAACAATAA
- a CDS encoding thioredoxin family protein codes for MKSLVARALFNSYSYSEYKKIVSDLLSEGKSTGNEQSLDLLNYSALNEARIKRLDKTITVFEHISTKLKTLKKEYIWLVIAEGWCGDAAQILPILNKMASESDKIKLKIIFRDANDDLMNQYLTNGGRAIPKLLVIDKEFGKVCSDWGPRPKGATDLIVNYKKQFGTINEEGKAQLQLWYLKDKGLSVQEEVVEMMFSIKKCVCL; via the coding sequence ATGAAAAGTTTGGTAGCTAGAGCATTATTTAATAGTTATTCCTATTCTGAATATAAGAAAATTGTAAGCGATCTGCTGTCAGAAGGCAAGTCAACAGGAAATGAACAGTCGCTTGACCTGTTGAATTATAGTGCTTTGAACGAAGCAAGGATAAAACGTCTGGACAAAACTATAACTGTTTTTGAGCATATCAGCACGAAACTGAAAACATTAAAAAAAGAATATATTTGGTTAGTCATAGCCGAAGGATGGTGTGGTGATGCAGCCCAAATTTTACCGATATTAAATAAAATGGCCAGCGAATCGGATAAAATAAAATTAAAGATTATTTTCAGGGATGCTAATGATGACCTGATGAATCAATATTTAACCAATGGAGGAAGAGCAATTCCAAAACTTCTGGTCATCGACAAAGAATTTGGAAAAGTCTGCAGTGATTGGGGACCAAGACCAAAAGGAGCTACAGATTTAATTGTAAATTATAAAAAACAATTTGGGACAATAAATGAAGAGGGCAAAGCACAGCTGCAGTTATGGTATCTAAAAGATAAAGGGCTGTCTGTGCAGGAAGAAGTTGTCGAGATGATGTTTTCTATAAAAAAATGTGTTTGTTTATAA
- the pyrH gene encoding UMP kinase has protein sequence MKYKRILLKLSGEALMGDLQYGIDPKRLAEYADEIKQLHNTGVEIAIVIGGGNIFRGVAGASKGMDRVQGDYMGMLATVINGMALQGAIEDKGIKTRLQTALKIESIAEPYIKRRADRHLEKGRIVIFGAGTGNPYFTTDTAAVLRGIEINADVILKGTRVDGVYDCDPEKNANAVKYDFISFDDVLSKGLNVMDTTAFTLSQENKLPIVVFDMNKSGNLLKICEGENIGTVVNI, from the coding sequence ATGAAATACAAAAGAATCCTTCTGAAATTAAGTGGTGAAGCTTTAATGGGTGATCTGCAATATGGTATTGACCCGAAACGATTGGCAGAATATGCCGATGAAATCAAGCAGCTTCATAATACAGGAGTTGAAATCGCTATAGTAATTGGTGGAGGAAACATTTTTAGAGGTGTTGCGGGAGCCAGTAAAGGAATGGACAGAGTGCAGGGAGATTACATGGGAATGCTTGCAACTGTAATTAACGGAATGGCTTTACAAGGCGCTATTGAAGACAAGGGAATAAAAACCCGTTTACAGACAGCTTTAAAGATAGAATCCATCGCAGAACCTTATATCAAAAGAAGAGCGGATCGTCACTTAGAAAAAGGAAGAATTGTAATTTTTGGTGCCGGAACAGGAAACCCTTATTTTACTACAGACACAGCAGCTGTTCTGCGCGGTATCGAAATCAATGCAGATGTTATTTTAAAAGGTACCCGTGTTGACGGAGTTTATGATTGTGATCCTGAAAAGAATGCCAATGCAGTAAAATATGATTTCATCTCATTTGATGATGTTTTAAGCAAAGGACTGAATGTAATGGACACTACAGCTTTTACTTTGAGTCAGGAAAACAAATTGCCAATTGTCGTTTTTGACATGAATAAATCGGGAAACCTATTGAAAATTTGTGAAGGAGAAAATATTGGAACAGTAGTTAATATATAG